A genomic segment from Streptomyces sp. NBC_01233 encodes:
- a CDS encoding DUF4190 domain-containing protein: MLAIVAFVMAIVCAIPLVPLILGIVALNQIRERGEKGKGLAIAAIVIHAATLVFYGIVLVLAFSGVLDDAPERDTSGQVTAPGSSELEDIRRGDCFNTDDDLAQNDDKDGTRAARSVRIVPCDQPHKGEVYTVFDLEDGAYPGTQKIISIADENCSGTALTDYTGPATKPPDKPIPSYYYFPSSDTWALGDRQVACFLADPSGTSTGSVRAPGS, from the coding sequence GTGCTGGCCATCGTGGCGTTCGTCATGGCGATCGTCTGCGCGATACCGCTGGTCCCGCTGATCCTCGGCATCGTCGCCCTCAACCAGATCCGCGAACGCGGCGAGAAGGGCAAGGGCCTGGCCATCGCGGCCATCGTCATCCACGCCGCGACCCTCGTGTTCTACGGGATCGTGCTGGTCCTCGCATTCTCCGGAGTGCTGGACGACGCGCCGGAGCGCGACACCAGTGGCCAGGTCACCGCGCCGGGCTCCAGCGAATTGGAGGACATCCGCAGGGGGGACTGCTTCAACACGGACGACGATCTAGCGCAGAACGACGACAAGGACGGCACCCGAGCCGCCCGCTCGGTGCGCATCGTGCCCTGCGACCAGCCTCACAAGGGTGAGGTGTACACCGTCTTCGACCTGGAGGACGGTGCGTACCCGGGCACGCAGAAGATCATCTCGATCGCCGACGAGAACTGCAGCGGCACGGCGCTCACCGACTACACGGGCCCTGCCACGAAGCCCCCCGATAAGCCGATTCCGTCCTACTACTATTTCCCGTCGTCCGACACCTGGGCCCTCGGTGACCGCCAAGTCGCCTGCTTCCTGGCCGACCCCAGCGGTACGAGCACCGGCTCGGTCCGCGCCCCCGGTTCCTGA
- a CDS encoding MarR family winged helix-turn-helix transcriptional regulator encodes MLLSRHQVLARRERDPERLERSAYLLLSRIDTQGPMSIGQLAEAFGLDTSTVNRQTAALLRCGLAERVADPDGGMARKLRITVEGGRRLAGDREVNRSCLARVVADWSPEEVRELEDVLVRLNRSAEALEGRYWPRTEEDDAPAACHPPVPHESAAPAPQAPADLTPQESAPGAA; translated from the coding sequence ATGCTGCTCTCGCGACATCAGGTGCTTGCCCGGCGTGAGCGCGACCCCGAACGCCTGGAGCGGTCGGCGTACCTGCTGCTCAGCCGGATCGACACACAAGGCCCCATGTCCATCGGACAGTTGGCAGAAGCCTTCGGGCTCGACACCTCGACCGTGAACCGCCAGACGGCCGCACTGCTGCGCTGCGGACTGGCCGAGCGCGTCGCGGACCCGGACGGCGGCATGGCCCGCAAGCTGCGCATCACCGTGGAAGGCGGGCGCCGGCTCGCCGGAGACCGCGAGGTCAACCGGTCCTGCCTGGCCCGGGTGGTCGCCGACTGGTCCCCTGAGGAGGTACGGGAGCTGGAAGACGTCCTGGTCCGGCTCAACCGCAGCGCCGAGGCCCTCGAAGGACGGTACTGGCCGCGCACGGAGGAAGACGACGCCCCCGCCGCTTGCCACCCGCCGGTCCCGCACGAATCCGCGGCGCCCGCGCCGCAGGCACCCGCGGATCTTACCCCGCAGGAATCCGCGCCGGGAGCCGCGTAG
- a CDS encoding NADH:flavin oxidoreductase, whose protein sequence is MTVTTSTASRAAEILSRPVTLNGLTVPNRIAMAPMTRMFSPGGVPGEDVLAYYASRAAAGVGLIVTEGTYVGHESAGQSDRVPRFHGEEQLAGWAKVAAAVHEAGGTIVPQLWHIGMVRKQGEAPYADAPPVGPSGIRVDGTEGTGRAMTRADLDDVIGAFADAAADAARIGFDGVELHGAHGYLLDQFLWERTNRRTDAYGGDAVARTKFAAEIVAAVRERVPADFPVIFRYSQWKQEAYDARLAQTPEELEAILTPLAAAGVDAFHASTRRYWLPEFEGSDLNLAGWTKKLTGRPTITVGSVGLDGDFIRAFVGEGAALGDIDNLLDRMERDEFDMVAVGRALLQDPQWAAKVLGNRFDELKPYDAAALGSLSR, encoded by the coding sequence ATGACCGTCACCACGTCCACCGCCTCCCGCGCGGCCGAGATCCTGTCCCGGCCCGTCACGCTGAACGGCCTGACCGTCCCCAATCGCATCGCGATGGCTCCGATGACGCGGATGTTCTCCCCTGGCGGCGTGCCCGGCGAGGACGTGCTGGCGTATTACGCCAGCCGGGCCGCCGCGGGCGTGGGCTTGATCGTCACCGAGGGCACCTACGTCGGTCACGAGTCCGCCGGGCAGAGCGACCGGGTGCCGCGGTTCCACGGCGAGGAGCAGCTGGCGGGGTGGGCGAAGGTCGCCGCGGCCGTGCACGAGGCGGGCGGCACGATCGTGCCGCAGCTGTGGCACATAGGCATGGTGCGCAAGCAGGGCGAGGCACCGTACGCCGACGCGCCCCCCGTCGGCCCCTCCGGCATCCGCGTCGACGGCACCGAGGGGACCGGCAGGGCGATGACCCGCGCCGACCTCGACGACGTCATCGGCGCGTTCGCCGACGCCGCCGCGGACGCCGCGCGGATCGGCTTCGACGGCGTGGAACTGCACGGCGCCCACGGCTACCTCCTCGACCAGTTCCTGTGGGAGCGGACCAACCGCCGCACCGACGCCTACGGCGGCGACGCGGTGGCCCGTACGAAGTTCGCCGCGGAGATCGTGGCAGCGGTCCGCGAGCGCGTCCCGGCCGACTTCCCGGTGATCTTCCGCTACTCGCAGTGGAAGCAGGAGGCCTACGACGCCCGGCTCGCGCAGACCCCGGAGGAGCTGGAGGCGATCCTGACCCCGCTGGCGGCGGCCGGCGTCGACGCGTTCCACGCCTCCACCCGGCGCTACTGGCTCCCCGAGTTCGAGGGCTCGGACCTGAATCTGGCGGGCTGGACCAAGAAGCTCACGGGCCGGCCGACCATCACCGTCGGCTCGGTCGGCCTCGACGGCGACTTCATCCGCGCCTTCGTCGGCGAAGGAGCGGCGCTCGGCGACATCGACAACCTCCTGGACCGCATGGAACGCGACGAGTTCGACATGGTCGCCGTCGGCCGGGCGCTGCTCCAGGACCCACAGTGGGCGGCGAAGGTCCTCGGCAACCGCTTCGACGAGCTGAAGCCGTACGACGCGGCGGCGCTCGGGTCACTCAGCCGGTAG
- a CDS encoding DUF885 family protein, with protein sequence MAGEPRCDGFLGDGDPRHAAAVARDALLRLTRLACVIGLHTGELTHRQAAARFEAEAHTPPALATQQATRCLLDPQAGDYTRGKFAILDLRDQARRHWGPGFTHKRFHTALLNLGAPPLTLLPALLGADRR encoded by the coding sequence GTGGCGGGCGAACCGCGCTGCGACGGGTTCCTCGGTGACGGCGACCCCCGGCACGCCGCGGCCGTCGCCCGCGACGCACTGCTGCGCCTGACACGCCTGGCCTGCGTCATCGGGCTGCACACCGGCGAACTCACCCACCGACAGGCGGCCGCCCGGTTCGAAGCAGAGGCGCACACACCCCCGGCACTCGCCACGCAGCAGGCGACGCGCTGCCTGCTCGACCCCCAGGCAGGCGACTACACCCGGGGGAAGTTTGCGATCCTCGACCTGCGTGACCAGGCCCGCCGGCACTGGGGGCCCGGCTTCACCCACAAGCGCTTCCACACCGCGCTGCTCAACCTCGGCGCACCACCACTGACCCTGCTGCCGGCCCTGCTCGGAGCGGACCGGCGATGA
- a CDS encoding LysE family translocator: MPGPNLVYICTRSIAKGAGAGMVSALGVETGTLIHALATAFGVAALVSAEPAALKVLTLLGAAYLLYLGIRCLAGTGPPGNSAQPVPRRLWSVYREGILVNVLNPEIMLFFLGFLPQWVSQDASGARAGTELLALAAITFTVRWS; the protein is encoded by the coding sequence ATGCCCGGACCGAACCTCGTCTACATCTGCACGCGCAGCATCGCCAAGGGCGCCGGCGCCGGGATGGTCTCGGCACTCGGGGTGGAGACCGGCACCCTGATACACGCCCTCGCCACCGCCTTCGGAGTCGCGGCACTCGTCTCCGCCGAACCGGCAGCACTGAAGGTCCTCACCCTGCTCGGCGCCGCCTATCTCCTCTACCTCGGAATCCGTTGCCTCGCCGGCACCGGCCCGCCCGGCAACTCGGCCCAGCCCGTACCCAGGAGGCTCTGGAGCGTCTACCGCGAAGGGATCCTCGTCAATGTCCTCAACCCGGAGATCATGCTCTTCTTCCTGGGCTTCCTTCCGCAGTGGGTGAGCCAGGATGCCAGCGGCGCACGGGCCGGTACGGAACTGCTGGCGCTGGCCGCGATCACCTTCACGGTGCGCTGGTCATGA
- a CDS encoding PRC-barrel domain containing protein, which yields MREASRWGYGQDVGHRQGIDLIGYKVEATDGGIGKIDKHSEDVGASHVVVDTGVWIFGRHVLLPAGTIRRIDTVEEKVYVDRTKQQIKDAPDFDETKRSGEPGYLEQFARYYRQPHM from the coding sequence ATGAGGGAGGCCAGTAGGTGGGGCTACGGGCAGGACGTCGGCCATCGTCAGGGGATCGACCTGATCGGCTACAAGGTCGAGGCCACGGACGGTGGCATTGGCAAGATCGACAAACACTCCGAGGACGTGGGGGCCTCCCACGTCGTCGTCGACACCGGGGTCTGGATCTTCGGCAGGCACGTACTGCTCCCCGCGGGAACCATCCGACGGATCGACACGGTCGAGGAGAAGGTCTACGTCGACCGGACCAAGCAGCAGATCAAGGACGCGCCCGACTTCGACGAGACGAAGCGCTCCGGCGAGCCCGGCTACTTGGAGCAGTTCGCCCGCTACTACCGGCAACCCCACATGTAG
- a CDS encoding endonuclease gives MTQRAIVEELLAEHGRTHAEEAGIRMGNTPMPLYQLLTLCLLFSVRIQADIAVAAAREVYAAGWRTPRAMAASSWQDRVDALGRAHYRRYDEGTATALGKSAELVLDRYGGDLRKLRSAGQEDPDRIRELLQEVPRIGPVGADIFCREAQGVWPELRPAFDRRARRAAAGLGLPRSPEGLARLVSTEDLPRLAAALVRAELSSPRS, from the coding sequence ATGACGCAGCGCGCAATCGTGGAGGAGTTGCTGGCGGAGCACGGGCGGACCCATGCCGAGGAGGCGGGCATCCGCATGGGGAACACGCCCATGCCGCTGTACCAGCTGCTGACGCTGTGCCTGCTGTTCTCGGTCCGGATCCAGGCCGACATCGCGGTGGCCGCTGCCCGCGAGGTGTACGCCGCGGGGTGGCGCACGCCCCGGGCGATGGCGGCGTCCTCATGGCAGGACAGGGTGGACGCGCTGGGCCGCGCTCACTACCGCCGCTACGACGAAGGTACGGCGACGGCACTGGGAAAGAGTGCCGAGCTCGTCCTCGACCGGTACGGCGGAGACCTGCGCAAACTGCGCAGCGCGGGCCAGGAGGACCCCGACCGCATCCGCGAACTGCTCCAGGAGGTTCCGCGGATCGGACCCGTGGGCGCCGACATCTTCTGCCGCGAGGCCCAAGGCGTGTGGCCCGAGCTGCGCCCCGCCTTCGACCGCAGGGCCCGCCGCGCCGCTGCCGGACTCGGGCTCCCACGGAGCCCCGAGGGCCTGGCGCGGCTCGTGAGCACCGAGGACCTGCCCAGGCTGGCGGCCGCCCTGGTCCGCGCCGAACTCTCCTCCCCGCGGTCCTGA
- a CDS encoding DUF5709 domain-containing protein, translated as MSENDARGDEVYQPQPGDEPSELQPDMDDGLGTPDTDEQLDQGYSPPERPYASERDDTTAEGQHRGESLDDRLAREQPEQAPPMGDGIGDLADGEGEPVDPQAGAERAGRLAPATASPHRNNVLAHDVGIDAGAASAEEAAMHVVPDTDEAES; from the coding sequence ATGAGCGAGAACGATGCCCGTGGAGACGAGGTCTACCAGCCCCAGCCCGGGGACGAGCCCTCCGAACTCCAGCCCGACATGGACGACGGCCTCGGCACGCCGGATACGGACGAACAGCTCGACCAGGGGTACTCGCCGCCCGAGCGGCCCTACGCGAGCGAACGCGACGACACCACGGCCGAGGGACAGCACAGGGGTGAGAGCCTCGACGACCGCCTCGCCCGGGAACAACCCGAGCAGGCGCCCCCGATGGGCGACGGCATCGGGGACCTGGCAGACGGGGAGGGCGAGCCCGTCGACCCGCAGGCGGGCGCGGAGCGAGCCGGACGGCTGGCCCCGGCCACCGCCTCCCCCCACCGGAACAACGTCCTCGCGCACGACGTCGGCATCGACGCGGGGGCGGCGTCTGCGGAAGAGGCGGCCATGCACGTCGTCCCGGACACCGACGAGGCGGAGTCGTAA
- a CDS encoding plasmid stabilization protein: MPRGSSPKRERQYEHIKESAEQRGESTKRAKEIAARTVNKERARSGESKTASRSSLQDMSSSKRGGQRSHSGSQGPTKDQLYNEAKQRNIEGRSKMDKAELKRALGH, encoded by the coding sequence ATGCCCCGCGGTTCCAGCCCCAAGCGCGAACGCCAGTACGAGCACATCAAGGAGAGCGCCGAGCAGCGCGGCGAGAGCACCAAGCGCGCCAAGGAGATCGCCGCGCGCACCGTCAACAAGGAACGGGCCCGCTCCGGGGAGTCGAAGACCGCGAGCCGGTCGTCCCTCCAGGACATGTCCTCCTCCAAGCGCGGGGGCCAGCGCTCCCACAGCGGCTCGCAGGGCCCCACGAAGGACCAGCTGTACAACGAGGCGAAGCAGCGGAACATCGAGGGCCGTTCGAAGATGGACAAGGCCGAACTCAAGCGTGCCCTCGGCCACTGA
- a CDS encoding STAS domain-containing protein, with amino-acid sequence MDCDFHITERRYGPTVHLAPAGEFDWDAGPVWDGVQSRIDESVDVVVCDMALVRFMDVSGLTRLIAFADTLRARGTTLFVVNVRTQPAHVMDLLDDLAEPGGSFTGGPADVPTAALRRTLTDRATAIRNRADDGQRPVGPRDARHSV; translated from the coding sequence ATGGACTGCGACTTCCACATCACCGAGCGGCGCTACGGGCCCACCGTGCACCTGGCTCCGGCCGGCGAGTTCGACTGGGATGCCGGCCCGGTGTGGGACGGGGTCCAGTCCAGGATCGACGAATCCGTCGACGTGGTCGTGTGCGACATGGCGCTCGTCCGGTTCATGGACGTGTCCGGCCTCACCCGCCTGATCGCCTTCGCCGACACGCTCCGTGCCCGGGGAACCACCCTGTTCGTCGTCAACGTCCGGACCCAGCCGGCTCACGTCATGGACCTCTTGGACGACCTCGCGGAGCCCGGCGGCTCTTTCACCGGCGGCCCGGCCGACGTACCGACCGCAGCCCTGCGCCGGACGCTCACCGATCGCGCCACCGCCATCCGGAACCGCGCCGACGACGGGCAGAGGCCGGTAGGGCCACGGGACGCACGGCATTCCGTCTGA
- a CDS encoding cytochrome P450 — protein sequence MGGLAARDLTRHGDDIAKDSLVLLDLYGQNHDPDLWEHPYRFDPHRFAAAGGSRNPLDDDLVPQGGGDPAHGHRCPGEDITVTALAAIAGELARLDYNVPDQDLTIPLSRIPTGPRSGFELRPA from the coding sequence GTGGGCGGACTCGCGGCCCGGGACCTGACCCGGCACGGCGACGACATCGCGAAGGACTCGCTCGTCCTGCTCGACCTGTACGGCCAGAACCACGACCCCGACCTGTGGGAGCACCCGTACCGCTTCGACCCGCACCGGTTCGCCGCCGCCGGGGGCTCCCGGAATCCCCTGGACGACGACCTCGTCCCGCAGGGCGGCGGAGACCCGGCCCACGGTCACCGCTGCCCCGGCGAGGACATCACCGTGACGGCGCTGGCGGCCATCGCCGGGGAACTCGCGCGCCTGGACTACAACGTCCCCGACCAGGACCTGACCATCCCCCTGTCCCGCATCCCGACCGGGCCGCGCAGCGGTTTCGAGCTGCGCCCGGCCTGA
- a CDS encoding SRPBCC family protein encodes MSQVKESIEVDVPVTTAYNQWTQFESFPEFMDGVQRIEQRTDTLVHWVTKIAGVEREFDAEITEQIPDRKVAWVTVGGETEQSGLVTFRPIDPAHTEVTLMMDFDPDGMAENIGDKLGFVDRQVKGDLKRFKHFIEDRGTATGQWRGQV; translated from the coding sequence ATGTCGCAGGTGAAGGAATCGATCGAGGTTGATGTGCCGGTGACGACGGCCTACAACCAGTGGACGCAGTTCGAGTCGTTCCCGGAGTTCATGGACGGGGTGCAGCGGATCGAGCAGCGCACGGACACGCTCGTGCACTGGGTGACGAAGATCGCCGGGGTGGAGCGGGAGTTCGACGCGGAGATCACCGAGCAGATCCCGGATCGAAAGGTCGCCTGGGTCACCGTCGGCGGTGAGACCGAGCAGTCGGGACTGGTGACGTTCCGGCCGATCGACCCCGCCCACACCGAGGTCACGCTGATGATGGACTTCGACCCGGACGGTATGGCGGAGAACATCGGTGACAAGCTGGGGTTCGTCGACCGGCAGGTCAAGGGGGACCTGAAGCGTTTCAAGCACTTCATCGAAGACCGCGGCACGGCCACCGGCCAATGGCGTGGACAGGTCTGA
- a CDS encoding gluconokinase — translation MVTAPDVPTVVVVMGVAGSGKSTVGALLARRLALPFLEADDLHPAANRAKMAAGRPLDDEDRRPWLTALSDWIKEATDSGRGGVVACSALKHPYRDQFRRAGAGVWFLHLALDPLIARQRVQRRTGHFMRARLEESQYAALEPLRPDEPGTTVDAGATPQAIVDEAVKALSAAR, via the coding sequence ATGGTTACGGCTCCCGACGTGCCCACCGTCGTCGTGGTCATGGGTGTCGCGGGATCGGGCAAGTCCACCGTGGGCGCCCTGCTCGCGCGGCGGCTCGCGCTGCCCTTCCTGGAGGCGGACGACCTCCACCCGGCCGCGAACCGGGCCAAGATGGCCGCGGGCCGACCGCTCGACGACGAGGACCGCCGACCGTGGCTGACGGCCCTCTCCGACTGGATCAAGGAAGCCACCGACTCCGGCCGGGGCGGTGTCGTGGCGTGCTCGGCTCTCAAACACCCGTACCGGGACCAGTTCCGCAGGGCGGGCGCCGGGGTTTGGTTCCTGCACCTGGCGCTGGACCCGCTGATCGCGAGGCAGCGGGTCCAGAGACGCACGGGCCATTTCATGCGCGCCCGGCTGGAGGAGTCCCAGTACGCCGCCCTCGAACCACTGCGACCGGACGAGCCGGGAACGACCGTGGACGCCGGCGCCACCCCGCAGGCCATCGTCGACGAGGCGGTGAAGGCCCTGTCCGCGGCCCGATGA